A window from Polyodon spathula isolate WHYD16114869_AA chromosome 28, ASM1765450v1, whole genome shotgun sequence encodes these proteins:
- the gjc1 gene encoding gap junction gamma-1 protein has protein sequence MSWSFLTRLLEEIHNHSTFVGKLWLTVLIVFRIVLTVVGGESIYYDEQSKFVCNTGQPGCENVCYDAFAPLSHVRFWVFQIILVATPSVMYLGYAVHKIARSEEGHACRRGGFDCDRKQRRKLFGGGRKQHRGIEETEEDNEEEDPMIYEEPELEGRSEGNSMGAAGPARAKTGKAGRHDGRRRIKEDGLMKIYVMQLLARTTLELGFLGGQYALYGFEVSPAYVCERSPCPHKVDCFISRPTEKTIFLLIMYAVTLLCLVINLWEMLHLGLGTIHDILRSKHQPSEEGYHLPQSPGAPTSAPYSYPFTWNAPSAPPGYNIVVKPEQIPYTDLSNAKMACKQNKANIAQEEQQQYGSNEDNFPSAAPIAEQREIHAVQHRLEAAIQTYNQQHDSPHQEHRNITSAAKDKKKQRKPGCSRGGAGGASSSSTSSSRSLEGKSSVWI, from the coding sequence ATGAGCTGGAGCTTCCTGACACGGCTGCTTGAGGAGATCCACAACCACTCCACTTTCGTGGGGAAGCTGTGGCTGACCGTGCTCATCGTGTTCCGCATCGTGCTGACGGTCGTGGGTGGCGAGTCCATCTACTACGACGAGCAGAGCAAGTTCGTGTGCAACACGGGCCAGCCGGGCTGCGAGAACGTCTGCTACGATGCCTTCGCCCCGCTCTCCCACGTGCGCTTCTGGGTTTTCCAGATCATTCTGGTGGCCACACCCTCCGTCATGTACCTGGGCTACGCCGTGCACAAGATCGCCCGCAGCGAGGAGGGGCACGCCTGCCGGCGGGGGGGCTTCGACTGTGACAGGAAGCAGCGACGCAAGCTGTTCGGGGGCGGCAGGAAGCAGCACCGCGGCATCGAGGAGACCGAAGAGGACAATGAGGAGGAGGACCCCATGATCTACGAGGAGCCCGAGCTGGAGGGCCGCAGTGAGGGGAACAGCATGGGCGCCGCGGGACCAGCCAGGGCCAAGACTGGGAAGGCAGGCCGGCATGACGGGCGCCGGCGCATCAAAGAGGACGGGCTGATGAAGATCTACGTGATGCAGCTGCTGGCACGCACCACCCTGGAGCTGGGCTTCCTCGGGGGGCAGTACGCCCTGTACGGCTTTGAAGTGTCCCCCGCCTACGTGTGCGAGCGCAGCCCCTGCCCCCACAAGGTGGACTGCTTCATCTCGCGCCCCACCGAGAAGACCATCTTCCTGCTCATCATGTACGCCGTCACCCTGCTCTGCCTAGTCATCAACCTGTGGGAGATGCTGCACCTGGGCTTGGGCACCATCCATGATATCCTGCGCAGCAAACACCAGCCCTCCGAGGAGGGGTACCACCTCCCCCAGTCTCCTGGGGCCCCCACCAGCGCCCCCTACTCCTACCCCTTCACCTGGAATGCCCCCTCTGCACCTCCCGGCTACAACATCGTGGTGAAACCGGAGCAGATCCCATACACAGACCTCAGCAACGCCAAGATGGCCTGTAAGCAGAACAAAGCCAACATCGCgcaggaggagcagcagcagtacGGCAGCAACGAGGACAACTTCCCCAGCGCCGCCCCGATTGCAGAGCAGAGAGAGATCCACGCCGTTCAGCACAGGCTGGAGGCTGCCATCCAGACCTACAACCAGCAGCACGACAGCCCACACCAGGAGCACCGGAACATCACCAGCGCAGCCAAGGACAAGAAGAAGCAGCGCAAGCCCGGCTGCAGCAGGGGGGGGGCGGGCGGAGCCAGCAGCAGCAGTACCAGCAGCAGCAGGTCTCTGGAGGGAAAATCCTCTGTTTGGATTTAG